The following is a genomic window from Candidatus Krumholzibacteriia bacterium.
CCCTTTGTCGCCTTATCCCACGGTTCCCGTTTTGTGATGGAAAACGAATGGCAGGGCACTCGCGACATTTCTGCCTGGCTGACAATTCCTGCGGCCATCGACTTTATGAAAGAACACGACTGGCCGATGTGGCAGGGGAAGTGTCACCGCAGGACCCTGGAGGCTCGCGCTCGCCTTGTCGAAATCGCGGGCCTGCCGGAGATCTGTCCGGCCCATGAAGACTGGATAGGGCAGATGGCAGCCTTTGAAATCCCTCCCTGCGATGTCATCGCCCTGCAGAAGAAACTCTATGAAACTCATGGCGTAGAAGTGGTCGGCATCGAGTGGGAGAATCGGAGCTTTCTGCGCTTCACCGTGCAAGCCTATAATACCGACGCAGACCTGGAGGCTTTCGAGAAGGCTCTGGATTGCGAACTTAAAGGAGACTTTCAATGAAACGATGGATCCTCTTGATGCTGATTCCGGCAATGCTCATGGCCGACACCTATACGCGCGAGAGTTTCGACGAGAAGTTGAACGAAATGATCCGGCGCGAGACGGCGGTGAGCCTCTGTTGGGACTATGCCCGCAACAGTGAAGACGGAGATCTTCTTCACCATGTTCTCGAGACCTGGCTCTGGGTGGACGAGAACTCGGCTCGCCGCTATGGGGAGTCGGCCTGGCGGGGGAGCCAGACGGCAGAGACCGCATGGATCCGGGGCTATCTTGCCGAAAACGCCGACGAAAAGGTTCGCTTTGCAAGAGAGGCCATCAAGCGAGATGCCGAAGGCATTTCCGCCTATCGTCTTCTGCTGGAAACCTATGAATCGGAACTCTTCGGCGGCGATTCGGAAAGCCTGGCCGAAAGCTGGACGCAGGATCAGGGCTTTCTGGAAACCTACATTGCTCTCGGAGCTCCGAATGCAAAGCGCATCGCCTATCGTCATGCCCTTTACACCGGCGACCATTCTGCGGCCCGGGGCTTTTTCGACGCGGCAAGGGAAGAGGGTGCCCGCTGGGCTACCCATCCCAATGAACAGCTTTCGCTTCTGCTTCAGGAAGGCCGGGAGAAAGAAGCCATGGAGGCTCTGGATGGCATCGTCGATGGTTACCGCAAGGGTGGCTACATCGAGAACGAGGAAATGGCCCAGGAGGTTCGGGAGTATTTCCTTAAGGCCATCTACTCGGAGATCGGCGATTACGAGTCCTGCATCGCTCTTGACCGCGAGCGAATCGCCCGCAATGACACGGAGGGAGCGCGATACGATCTGGCCTGTGCCCTGAACCTTTCCGGTGACCGGGAAGCGGCTTTCGAGGAACTGGCAAAGGCCCTGGAGATGGGTTATCGCGAGCCCCTGCACATGCAGGATGACCCGGATCTCGCCGGTCTCCACGAGGACGAGCGCTGGGCCGCACTCATGGAAAAGGCCGAGTCCAATGCCCGGGAAGCCCGTGGTCCGGCTCGGGAGAAACTGCGCGAAACGGTTCTGGCTACGGCCCTG
Proteins encoded in this region:
- a CDS encoding TlpA disulfide reductase family protein, with translation MKRWILLMLIPAMLMADTYTRESFDEKLNEMIRRETAVSLCWDYARNSEDGDLLHHVLETWLWVDENSARRYGESAWRGSQTAETAWIRGYLAENADEKVRFAREAIKRDAEGISAYRLLLETYESELFGGDSESLAESWTQDQGFLETYIALGAPNAKRIAYRHALYTGDHSAARGFFDAAREEGARWATHPNEQLSLLLQEGREKEAMEALDGIVDGYRKGGYIENEEMAQEVREYFLKAIYSEIGDYESCIALDRERIARNDTEGARYDLACALNLSGDREAAFEELAKALEMGYREPLHMQDDPDLAGLHEDERWAALMEKAESNAREARGPAREKLRETVLATALEKEAPDWTLPDHNGKNVKLSDLRGELVILDFWATWCSPCRMAMPLIDQWIREEMPEGVRVFSINVWEKIPLKARLFMEDNDYSMELLFGDNELTGAYGVKGIPYICAIDPEGVIRFEESGYSPELGDKLAIWAEELLP